The Natribaculum luteum genome contains the following window.
CTACTCGTTCCGTTCGACGGGTCGGAGCTTTCGACGGCAGCACTCGAGAAGGCAGCCGAATTCGGCGACCTCACCGACGAAGACGTGGTCGCGTTGACGGTCGTTCCGGACGACGACGAGTACGCACGTGAACGAGGGTGGATCGGCCAGCACGAGCAGTTCGATCCGGACGTGGTCACGCGGAAGATGCGCAGAACCGTCGCGGACGTCGCACCCGAGGCGACGTTCGAGGTCGAACTCGTCGACTCGGACGAACCCACGGCGACGGCGACGACGAGCGTAGTGCGGACGATCCGCGACAGGGCGGCCGACCTCGACGCGTCGCTGGTCTTCGTCGGGTCCGAGAACGCCGGTTCGGTGACGACCCCGCTCTCGAGCGTCGGCGGGCCGGTCGCGAGCGACCAGCACTACGACGTCTACGTCGTCCGCCACGCGGAGTAACGACGGGGCCGGATCGTCACGCGAGGGCAGGACGACGACGGGCCTGCTACTCGGGCCCGGTCAGAGACAGCTCCTCGAACAGCGCGTCGAAGAGTTTGCGTTCGGCAGCGCGGACGTGCTGGTGGAACGTCGCCGACGTGATGTCGAGCGAGTCGGCGACGTCTTCCCCGGAACTGTTTCGTGGCCACTCGAAGAAGCCGGCGAAGTAAGCCGTCTCGAGTGCGGTCCGCTGTCGGTCCGTCAACTCGTCCATCCAGGCCTGCTTGACCAGCCGTGGGATGTCCGACGAACGCGCCACCTGCCTGCGAGCCAGCGGTTCGATGGCGGGATACGCTTCTTCGATCGTCTCGATCACCTGCCGGACGTTCGCTCCCTGTGGGAGGTGGACGGTCATTCGGTAGTCGCCGTCTTCGATTGCCGACTGGCTGACGGACCCGCCGTGGGACGCGACCGTCGACAGGATGGTCGGCTCCGACAGCCGGAGCTCGAACTGGATCTCGCCGAAGCGCTCGTCGATCACGGACACTCCGTCCCACTGTGGCAACTGCTCGACGAGCGCTTCGACGGCGGACATCCCGTCGTCGGTCGCCGTTCCGTACACGAGGTACTCGCCGTCGGCGACGGGAACCGTCTGGTCGAAGGTGATTCGCTCGTCGGTCGAGGCCGAGACGTCGAACGCCTCGAAGAAGTCTCGAATCTGGAACTCGAGTTCGACGACCTGGTCGCTGGTCAGTGCACGTTTGCGTTCGACGGCAGCGATCGCGTGGCCGACGATTTCGCCGAGTTGGCTGATCACCGTCCGCTCGTCGTCGGTGAACGCGTACGGCCGTTCTGCGTAGACGTTCAGGACGCCGTAGAGCGTGCCCTCGTGGACGATCGGGATCGCGGCCGACGAACGAAAGCCGTAGTCGCTGATCTGCTCGCGCCAGGGGTCGTGTCTGGTATCTTCACGGATGTCCTGAGTGGTCTGGATCTCGCGTTGCAAGACCGCCCGCCCCGTGGGCCCCTGACTGCGCTCGTCGTCGGGATCGACGGATATCGTAATTCCCTCGAGATAGCCCTCGATGCCCGCCTCCGTCCGCAGGTCAACCGTCTGTGTCTGCGAGTCGACGGCGCCGATCCAGGCGAACGCGTACGACTCCATCTCGGCGAGTCGCTGGCAGACGATCTCTTCGATCTCCTCGCGGGTGGACTGTTCGATGATCGCGTCGGTGATCTCCCGGACGAGTTCGTTGAGTTCGTTGAGTGCTGCGAGTTGGCCGCGCTGGCGTTCGAGGTTCTGTTCCCGTTCGACTCGATCGTAGGCGGTCTCGGCGTTTGCGGCCAGGACCTCGACGAGGTGGCGGGTCCGATCGTCGAGCGACCCGATCTCGTCCGAACCGACGACGATGATCCCGTGGTCGCCTATCGGCACGAATAGCCCCGACCGCATCTCGGTGTCGTGGGCTTGCAACCGCGGCGATTCGAATATGTCGTCGTAGTTCCGTGACTCGCCCGTGGCGAAGACGTGACCGGTGATGCTCTCGTCGCCGGGCGGCACTTCGGGGAACGCCTGTCGCATGAAGTCGGCTTCGACCGACCGCGCGCCGGGAACGAGCAGGTCCCGATCGTCGTCGTGCCGATAGACGATTACGCCGGGGAGGTCGAGGACGTTCGACGCTGCGTCGACGACGGTCTCGCCAACTTCCGCCTTCGTCGTCGAGCGAATCATCTGCCGCGTCGAGTCGTGGAGGGCCTGCAACGTCTCCTCGAACTGTCTGCGGTCGGTGACGTCCTGTGACATCGCCATGGCGGCGAACACGTCGCCGTCGTCGTCGGTCAGCGGGAGCACCCAGAACTTGAACGATCGTCCCTGAAACTCGAGTTCGAACGAGGTCGTCTCGCCCTCGAGTGCGGCCCGGTAGTTGGGTTCGACGATCTCCCGGACGTCATCGGGATAGACGTCCTGTACCCGTTCGCCCCGGAGGTCGGCAGCGTCGATGTCGAGTCTCTCGAAGCCTTTCCCCTCGACGAGCGTGTGCCGCAGTTCCTCGTCGAGGAGAACGACACCCCCGTTCGGGAAGTTCTCCGCGAGGGTGCGGTAGCGTCGTTCGGACTCCTCGAGTGCACGTTCGCGCTCGAGTCGGGTGGAGACGTCCCGAACGACGCCACATCGACCGTAGCCGTCGCCGACCGGGAAGGGAGCGAACCGGGTTTCGACCGGTACGGTCTCACCGTCTTTTCGCACGAGATCGAGTTCGAGGATGCCCGCCTCGCGGTCGCCGGCGACGATCTGGTCGCTCATCTCGGTTGCCGTGGCGTTGATCTGCTCGCTGTGGACGACTTTGGCGGGTTTCCCGAGCAGTTCCTCCCGGTCGTATCCCACTAACTCGAGGAACGCGTCGTTGGCCATCACGAACCGCTCGTCGTCGTCGAGCGCGTAGACTCCGTCGTCGATCGTCTCGACGATCTTTCTGTACTGTTCGAGTTTCTGCTCGCGCTCCTTTCGTTCGGTGATGTCACGGAAGTACACCGACAGTCCCGACTCGGAGGGGTAGATGTTGCCCTCGACCCAGAACCCCAGCGGCTCGTAGTGAGTTTCGAAGCTGGTCGGTTCCTGTGTCGACAGCGCCCGGTGGAACCTCTCCCAGGCGTCGGTCTCGGCAGCCTGCGGAAACGTCTCCCAGATGCTCTCCCCGAGGAGCTCTTCTCTGGAGTGCTGGAGCAGCTCTTCGGCCCGGTCGTTGACGTACGTAAACCGGTACTCGTCGTCGACCGCGTAGAACGCGTCGTCGATCCGCTTGAAAATCTCGTCCAGTTCTCGCTCGAGGTCGTCGCGCTGTTGACGGAGCCGCTGCTCGTACTCGCGCCGGTCGGTCATGTCCCGGGTGACCTTGGCGTACCCCGCGAGGTCGCCGTCCTCGTCGTGAATGGCAGTGAGGGTGACGTAAGCCCAGAACCGCGAGCCGTCCTTTCGCACCCGCCACCCTTCGTCCTCGGTCGAGCCGTCCGCCGCGGCGTCGGCCAGGTTTCGCTCGGGAACGCCCTCGTCTGCCGCCTCGTCCGTGTAGAACGTAGAGACGTGTTCGCCCACGATCTCTTCGCGTTCGTATCCCTTGATCTGCTCGGCACCCCGGTTCCAGGTGGAGACCCGTCCGTCGGCGTCGAGCATGAAGATGGCGTACTCCTCGGTCGCGTCTATCATCGACCGGAACTGGCGTTCGCGCTCCGAGAGCGCCTGCTCCGCGCGCTTCTGGTCTGTGATATCGGTGATTACCCCCTCGAGGATTTCGTACTCGTCGTCATCGTCACCGACGCCGTATCCGCGTTCCTGGACCCAGCGGGTGTTTCCGTCGGCGGTCTGGATGCGAAACTGGAGGCTAAATTGGCCGTCCTCGTCCAGTTGCGCCTGTACCTCCTCTCGGACGTAGTCAGCGTCGTCCGGATGGACGACGTCCCGTTCCCAGCTCACGTCGCCGGATTCCAGGGTGGCAGGATCGTACCCGGTGATCTCGGCGCAGCCGTCGCTGACGAACGACATCGGCCAGCCCTCCCCGTATCGGCAGCGGTACACGATCCCCGGTACGTTGTCGACGAGTCGCGAGAGCATCTGTTCGTGCTCGTCGGTCGATCGGTCGTGGTCGTCGTCCGCTTCGACGGAACCGTCGCGCGCCGACAGCCACCAGACGCGTCCTCGAGCGCCGACTTTCTTGGTCTCGACGGCGTCTCGCTCGACGAGGCGGTCCAGCCGCTCGTAGGCGGCACGGCGGGTGATTTCCAGTTCCGCTGCGACTTCGCTCGTCGTAAGCGGCGTTCGGGGAGACGCCATTCGATCGAAGACGGCCAGCGTTTCACTGAGAGCGTCCAGGTTCCCGCCAGACATGCACCCTTATAACTGGGCGAACGTTATCAATCCTCCGTTGACGGAACCTCTCCTCCAGGCGGGGCCGATCGACGACACTCCGCGTGCGGCAGACCAACCGCTTCGGATCTGCGGCCGAAAATGTCATAGGACTATACCAAATTTGTTAGTAGCGTCCCTTACTGTCCGCCGACTCTTCGTCACCAATACGGTCAAACCACACACCCAACAATGAATTTCGTAACGCAACCCCCGAGCGAAACGGGCGACGAGACCGTGCCCGTGAGCGACGTCTACGACGCTCTCTCGAACGAGCGGCGGCGACGAGTGCTCTCGGCACTGTCGGAAGAGACGACACCTGTCGACGTCGCCGAACTGGCTCACACCGTCGCCACGGCGGAGACGGCAGACCGGCCCCGCGGGACCCCGGACGAGCACGTCACCCAGGTCCACACGTCGCTCCACCACGTTCACCTCCCGAAACTGACGGATCTCGGACTCGTCGAGTACGACCCGGACGCGGAAACCGTCGACTGTGTCGTCGACGTCAACTCCGTTCTCGCGTAGTCGTTCGTCCCACTCGCACGTACGGGGTCGGGCGTTCCGAACTCGATCGAGCGTGCACCGAACTGCTCGAGTTCTCGAGCGAGTACGCTGATCCGCGAGGATTGATGCTCCACGTCGTGACTCTCGTTACCGGCGTCTTTTACCCAGATTAATTTTTGTGAAAATTATTTGTGGGTGCCGTCGTAGCTCCGCGCATGCACCGACGACACTACCTGATGGGCATGAGTGCGGGGGTCGGAGTGCTGGTGTCGACGGGCGGTGGGGCCACGGTCGGCACACAGTCCGCACTGTCGGTCACGATCGTCTGGACGAACACACCCGTCACGGGGGGCGACGTCCTCGAGGTAAACGTTCACGTTCGCAACGAGAGCGAGCGCAGCGTCACCCGCGAGATCGCTCTCGTGGTCAGCGACGACCGGGTAGACACTACCTCCGTGACGGTCGATCCCGGAGACGTAGCGTCGGTCGACCTGGGATACGAGACCTATCCCGTGCGGCAAACCGTCGAGTTCCCGGTGACCGTCGAGACGGACGGGAGTTCGGACACGCGTACCGTCTCCGTCTTCGGCACGGACGATCCGCTCGTCCAGCGAGTGCGTCCCAGCGCCGACGTCGCCGTCCAGCCGGAGACGACCGTCATGTTCGAGGTCCAGACCGTCGCGCTCGGCCAGACGGCGTGGCACCTCGACGGCGAGTTCGTCCGGCGCTCGTTCGGCCCCTGGTACAGCGAGTACAATCGGCAGGCGGAGGCCGACTACTGGCAACACACCTTCGAGGCAACGGGAACACACGAGGTCGCCGCAGTCGTCGAGACCGACGACTGGACCGAGACGGTCGAGTGGACGATCGACGTGACGTCAGACGGGCGGACGACGCCGAACATCGACGACGTCCAGCCGAGCGACGACACGATCGCCACCGACCGTGACGAACCGCTCGAGGTCGCCGTCTCCGATCCCGACGGCGGCCTCGATCGCGTCGTCTGGTGGCTCGGCCACGCGGACGTGATCCTCGACGTCACGAGCGTCAGCGGGGCGGAAGCCACCGCGTCGCTGTCGGCCGACGACTTCTCGGGGTGTCACCAGTGTCCGGTCGTCGTCTGGGTGGTCGACGAGCAGGGCGTGATCGGCGAGGCGAGTCCGTGGACGTTCGCCATCCAGGACGTCCCGCTCTCGGTGACGATCACTGGGACGACCGATCCCGTCGACGCGGGCGACGTCCTCGAGGTGCAGGCCCGACTCGAGAACACGGGAACCGCCTCGAGCACGACGGACGCCCGCCTCGTGGTCAGCGACGATGTCGTCGACGTCACGTCTGTCTTGCTCGCTCCCGGCGAAGCGGAAACGATCGTGCTGGGGTACGAAACCTATCCCGTCCGCCAGGACGTCGAGTTCCCGGTAACCGTCGAGACCGACGACGCCGCCGACTCACAGACCGTCGAGGTGTACGGCACCGAGGAGTCCGCCGCACCGTCGCTCTCCGTGGCGATCACCGGGACGAACGCGCCGGTCGGCGCTGGCGAGTTCCTCGAGGTGACCGCCCAGGTCGAGAACACGGGCGGGACAGAAGCGACCCAGGACGTCCGTCTCGTGGTCAGCGACGACGTCGTCGACTCCACGACGGTCTCGCTCGGCTCCGGGGAGACGACGACGGTCTCGCTCGGCTACGAGACCTACCCCGTCGAGCAAGACGTCAGCTTCCCCGTGCGCGTCGCGACCGACGACGACGCAGACGAACGCACCGTCGAGGTGTTCGCCGACGGCAATTCCGGCGATGGTGACGACTCCGGCGGCGAGCCGTCGCTCTCCGTCTCGATCAGCAGAACGAACGCCCCCGTCGACGCGGGCGAGTTCCTCCAGGTGACTGCTGCCGTCCAGAATTCGGGCTCGGCGAGCGCCACGCCGACGCTCGAGCTCGTCGTCGGCGGCGACGTGGTCGACTCCGCCTCCGTGACGGTCGGCCCCGGCCAGTCGACGACGGTCTCGCTCGGCTACGAGACCTATCCCGTCGAGCAGGACGTCAGCTTCCCCGTGACGGTCCGTGGCGGCGGCGCTTCGGCGTTGCGCACGGTTCGCGTCTTCGGCGGTTGATCGCGCCGGTTCTCGGCCACACGAGATGTCGCCTCGTGGGCGACGTCTCCGCGTCGGCGTCTCTGCGTCGGCGTCTCGACCGCGGCGAGCGAAAGTACACGCGGCGCGCGCTGGGGAGCCGCTCGAGCACTGCGAGAGTGGCTCGACGACGCCGTGCGAGGGGCGAGTGAGTGAGTGCAACGAGCGAACGAGTCGGCTGGGGAGGGTGAGGCTATGGGCGGGACAGAACGGGCCGGGGGCGCTCTCAATCGCTGCAGTGTCGACGATGATCGCCGTGCGGCGATGACTGCCACTGCCGCTTCCGCAGGGAGTGAGGGCTGACGTGCTCGAGGAAAACCGCGCCGGCCGGGATTTGAACCGAAGCAAGACGGTCGCACTCACTTCGTACGTGCGCTGCGACTTGCAGGGTTCAAATCGCCGGCGTGGCGATCATGTCTCTCACGTTCGTTCGAGACGATAATGCGCCGGCCGGGATTTGAACCCGGGCCATGAGCTTGGAAGGCTCAGGTCCTGCCACTAGACCACCGGCGCGCACCTCCCACTTTTCGCCGTTCCCTTAAGGGAGTTTCTGTTTTCGTCGGCGATAGTGCTGTATCGTACCACGGCACGCCACACCGTGACCACGGAAACGATCGTTCTCGAGGACCCCAGTCCGTCACGTCGCGCGCGACTCACCGTGACCGTCGCCACCGTCCGCGAGACAGACGTACGTTCGGGTCGTACCGACGCTCTCGAGTGCGCGAATCCCCTCGGTGACCGCCCGCAGGAGTTCCTGGGTGGTCTCGGTTTCCAGATCCACGATGACGTCGAAGTCGCCCGTGACGACGAACGCCTCCGTTACGGCCGGATGCTCTCGAATCTGTTCGACCAGTTCCCGTTCCGTGCCCGCCGACACCACGACGGCGACGAATGCGTGAACCATCGTAAGAAACCGACCACGACCGCACAAAAAGCCGTTTTTCAGGATTTACCGGGAGTCACGCGGACCGATCGGTCACGTCGGTTACTGTTCGTCGACGCCGACGGTGGCATAGCAGTTCCCGCTCGAGAGTTCCCACTCGTGGACGTCGAGTACGCTCTCCTCGAGGTCGGCCTCGAACTCCTCGGGTGAGTAGATGTGATAGAAGCGATCGACCGTCTCGCCGCCGGGGAGCGTCCACTCGACGGTCGTGTCGAACCCCTCGTCGGCGTCGAAGCGGTCGTGGGCGGTCGACCAGGCGCTGACGAGCGCCCGTCCGTCGGGCGCGAGCACGCGAGCGAGTTCGTCGAGACTGGTCACGCGACTCTCTCGCGTGGGGAGGTGGTGGAGGGTCGCGACGTAGACGGCGACGTCGACGACGCCCTCAACGAGCGGGAGCGCCGCGGCGTCGCCCTGGAGCAGGTCGACGGCGAAGTCGCGCTCGAGTGCGCGCGCCCGGCCGGTCTCGAGCAAGCCGCGGCTGACGTCGAGGCCGACGGTGCGGCCGACGCGGTCGGCCAGCAACTCGGCGTGGCGACAGTTCCCACAGCCGACGTCGAGTCCGGTCGTGTCGGCACCCGTCAGGTCGGCAGGCACGCGCTCGAGGAACGACTCGACTTCGGGCCAGGCGTACTCGCGGGTCGAGGCGAAGTGCGTCGCGATGCGGTCGTAGGTCTCCCGGACGTCGGCCCGACGGTCCATGGTCGGCCGTGGTCGTGGACGGGGCAAAAACGTTCGCAAGTGTGGCGGCCACGAACCGGACACTGTTCAGCATCTTTCGAGGCGGAGCCATCGGTCCCAACGAGCGAGGGCATCAGCCCGAGCGAAGTAGGGCGGGGTCGGTTACTCGAGACAGACTGTTCGATGGACTGACCGATTGTCCCCCAGAGGGCGGGCAGGTTCGCCGCTGGATTGGGCGTTACGTTCATACCACGCGAGGTCCAAACGACACGTACGGAATGAGGCGCGAGCACTTCACGCTAGATGTCAGCAATGTCGACTGGGTCGAGACGGACGGCGAGCCACGAAAGCCGTCGGTATCGATCGACTTCACCGGCCCGGAGACGTTGCTTCGCGAGCGCCTTACCGCTCCCGATGGCGACGTTCTCGATGCGAGTGAGACGGACGTCGCCCTTCGACTCCAGGAACCACTGGACGAGGACGCGGCAGGCGTCGTCAGCGTCACCGACCGTATCACGGGCGATTTCGTCCTCGAACTCAACGAAGACGCGTCGAACGTCCTGAAGTTCATCCGGGCAGCACGGAACTACGGCGAGGTCGCGACCGAGGACGAGGGACGGTACAAAGTGTCGATCACGTTCGACGGCGAGGAGTTCGTCACCTACGACAAGCGGACGTTTCTCGTCTACGACGATCAGGGAGATCTCCTCCGCCAGCACAGCCTGATCCCGAGCGGCGTCGAACTTTGATACTATCTGATGTGACCGTGTTCCGACGAAACCGCCCGATGGGTCGCGACGGGGCACGGTTGCATCGACACTGACTCGCATCGGTCGTCACGAGGCGGCCGCCCCAACTCGAGAGAAAAATCGGCAGTTATAAGTGATTTAGGCCCGCCTAAATCAAACGAAGAGCCGATCGAGCAAGGATCAACGATGTCAAACGGGGAACTTCTCACGTCGACGGCCGACGAACCGTCTTTCGAGACCGCAACACCAGAGACCGTTCTCGAACTCGACGGCGTCGCGAAACGCTACGGCAGCGAAACGATCATCCCGGAGCTCTCGCTGTCGGTCCGCGACGGGGAGATCCTCACCCTGCTCGGTCCCTCGGGCTGTGGGAAAACGACGACACTGCGACTCATCGCTGGACTCGAGCGACCGAACGGCGGTTCGATTCGGCTTCAGAACGGCTTCGTGGCCGGAAACGAGACGTTCGTTCCTCCTGAAGAGCGCGACGTCGGCGTCGTCTTCCAGGAGTTCGCGCTCTTTCCACACCTCACCGCCCGGGAGAACGTCGCGTTCGGGTTGGACGGCTGGGAGCCAGAAGAGCGTGACGCCCGCGTCGAGGAACTGCTCGAGCTGGTCGGCCTCGAGGAACACGGCGACCACTACCCGGACGAACTCTCCGGCGGCCAGCAACAGCGGGTCGCCCTCGCACGGTCGATCGCGCCCGAACCGGACATGCTCTTGCTCGACGAGCCGTTCTCGAATCTCGACGTCGACCTGCGCGTGGAGATGCGCGAGGAGGTCCGCCGGATCATCAAGAAAGCGGGCGTCACCGCGATTTCGGTCACGCACGACCAGGAGGAGGCGCTGTCGATCTCCGACCGTGTCGCGGTGATGAACGACGGCGTCATCGAACAGGTCGGCACGCCAGAGCGGGTCTTCCAGCAGCCGAAGTCGCGGTTCGTCGCCGGTTTCCTGGGCCACGCGAGTTTCCTCTCTGGACAGGTCCACGGCGACCACGTCGAGACCGCGCTCGGACGCGTCCTCAGAGACGACATTCACGGTCTGGCTCAACAGTACGACGGCACCGAGATCGACCTGCTCGTCCGCCCGGACGACGTGACGGCGTACCCGGCAGACGGCACCGAGGCCGACGGTCAGGTCGTCTACCGGCGGTATCTCGGGCCGACCGTCCTCTATCGCGTCGAACTCGACGACGGCGACGTCATCGAGTGTATGCACAACCACTCCGACCGCCTCGAACTCGACGAACGCGTCGCCGTCCGCGTCACCGCCGACCACGAACTCGCGTGGTTCCCCGCCGGACAGCGCGACTAACCGCAGACCGACTCCGTCTCGTGGAGGAACGTCTGACACTCGACCGTCCGTCCTTCGGGATCTTCGGCGAAAAAATTGTAGATCCGGTAGCGCTCGTTCTCGCTCGGTTCGTCGACTGCGTGGTCGGCCAGTGCCTCGTAAGCGACGTCGACCTCGTCTCGAGTTCCGTAGACGAACGTGATGACTCCCTCGGTCTCGGCGTCGTCGCGCTCGCAGAAGCCGACGAGCATGTTGTCGTACTGGAGGATCGTACATCCGGGCTGCTCGAGCCAGATCGACGCGCCTACCTCGTCCACGTAGAAGTCGACGACTCGTTCGAGCGCTTCGGTCGCGAAGAACACGATGCCAGACATGGGAGAGCCTGCGACGTGAGCGGATAAAACAGTTCACCTGCCGGTGGGTTTATCGGAGTTCCGGAAGCAGCCAGTCGTATGACAGCTTCGATACGTGTCGCCGTCCTCGCAGGGTGGAGGGCACGCGACGACAGCGTAACTGGGGTGGGCGCGTCGTGACCGACGAGCGGCTGGCGACGCGGTGTGGACTTCTCGCACCCGTCGTCACGCTGGGTGCGATCGTGCTTGCGACGGTCCTCGCCACGCCGGAGACGTTCACCTGGCACGCTCGGTCGCTGTCCGACATGGGTCGGGTCGGAACGCGGACCTTCTGGCTGTTCAACGGCGGCCTGATCGTCGGCGGCCTGCTCGGAGTACCGTTCGTCTGGGGGCTCTGGTCGACAGCTCGAAACGGCCTCGAGCGCGTCGGGGTCGCCCTCGTCGGAATCGCCCTCGCCGGGATCGTCGGCGTCGGCGTCTTCTTTCTCGGACACACGGACTACTACCTCGAGACCGGACTGCACTTCGTCGCCGCGATAACGTTCTTCGGCGTGGCACCGATCGCACAGTGGCTCTACGGGACGGGACTGCTCCTCGCTGGCGACGTTCGACTCGGCGGGCTCTCGTTCTGGCTGGGGAACGTCCACGCCGCCGGGTGGTTCGGCTGGCTGCTCTATCGCGACGCCGTCGCCGCCGACCCCTGGGAGTTGTTCGCCGTCCCCGAGTTCGTCGCCGCCGTCGCCTTCGGGCTCTGGATCGCACTGGTCACCTGGTCGCAACTCGACGGTGTATCCGACTCAACGGGCCGCTAACTGGCGTACACTGCCGTTGAGACTGATCGGCACACAACTCTTAAATCGAAACCGTTCATATACGCCCGTATGCATAAGGACGAACTTCTAGAGCTGCACGAAGAACTGGTGGTCATCATGGAGTACTTCGCCGAGCGCGAAGACGTCGACGAAGGACTGTTCGAACCGTACCGCAAACTCGAGGTCGATCCCTCTCACGTCCACAAATCCAAGAGCGAACACAAACACGCCGTCTTCGTGCTGGGCAACGCCCTGGCGAGTGCGATGAGCGAAGACGAGTTCTCGAGTGCCGGCCGGATCGGCAAGCGGATGGAAGAACTCGCCGACGACGCCCAGTCGAAGATATAGACGTCCCTGATCGTTCAACGTTCAACTTTTTAATACATACAGGCGAAACGTATTTATTCCATATCCCGTTTGTTGGATTATGGACTCGCGCACGCAAGAGCGCGTCGAGCGCTGGGATTCTCGCCCGTTCGATGGCGGTCGAGACGGGCTCTCCGATCTCGCTGACAGTGGGTTCTCGGGTGCCGTCACCGCAGCCGGGACGTGGCTGTTTATGCTCAACGGCCGCGTCGTCGGCGTCTTCGACGGCTCGCTCGAGGACTTCGACGCCGCTTCCGGGACCGTCTACGTCGCGCCCGACCCGGCACTTCCCTTACTGGCCGCGATGAAAACCCGCGGTGGCGACACGCGGGCGAAGTACTACACCAACGACACGCCGCTGTCGGAGGTCGATCAGACGCTTCAGGACGGCTCGTTTACGGGCTACGTCGAACTGAGCGAAAACGTCCTCAGTGGCGACTACTACGTGGTTTACTACGGCGGCCGACGGATGGCT
Protein-coding sequences here:
- a CDS encoding DUF998 domain-containing protein, giving the protein MTDERLATRCGLLAPVVTLGAIVLATVLATPETFTWHARSLSDMGRVGTRTFWLFNGGLIVGGLLGVPFVWGLWSTARNGLERVGVALVGIALAGIVGVGVFFLGHTDYYLETGLHFVAAITFFGVAPIAQWLYGTGLLLAGDVRLGGLSFWLGNVHAAGWFGWLLYRDAVAADPWELFAVPEFVAAVAFGLWIALVTWSQLDGVSDSTGR
- a CDS encoding UPF0058 family protein translates to MHKDELLELHEELVVIMEYFAEREDVDEGLFEPYRKLEVDPSHVHKSKSEHKHAVFVLGNALASAMSEDEFSSAGRIGKRMEELADDAQSKI
- a CDS encoding VOC family protein; the encoded protein is MSGIVFFATEALERVVDFYVDEVGASIWLEQPGCTILQYDNMLVGFCERDDAETEGVITFVYGTRDEVDVAYEALADHAVDEPSENERYRIYNFFAEDPEGRTVECQTFLHETESVCG